In Deinococcus sp. QL22, the following are encoded in one genomic region:
- a CDS encoding WD40 repeat domain-containing protein, whose translation MKRCSSLLALSLALAFPCALAGSLTVTQSYTLSDAVAQDAMWFRDGKRVAIAVENTVVIADPTGKALTTLRGPTEPVTRLSVSPDGTLVAARSDGALYVWRVAGGTVVRRWPPATAAGIDPAQRVVRGAFRADNSLLVLQNDQDAPLLVLNPATGATTRLAEFGPEDLITSADGKTALVVDYGDAFMVDTATFKKKGPVATYNKIGNAALSPDGTVGAISGDSGKVQILSASAPARTLPTSLKLPGIAFLNSANLLLMENGTLEQLAVSTGKSVGVRPKSKEGEDALVVSVDGVAIGLVDSYQPSVFGIANPAGSKVLRFPAGKVQSVGLAGTQPLALQYDKGVLLNTADPRVMLPLNSGTAYIPVMASAAGVTAALLDTEDGYEVGLMQARELVAGPDLTDFEEEIQLFQISSNGKFLLTHDGYTLAVTDLARNTTSVHSAEDLDFGDDLFDLVAVSADGSEIALVTADGFALRLKSKTDEITTEAQLPEDVEAQLLDIAPDGTIALGVRRDDGAEVWLFKKNATTPFKQLQYTGWVDDLRFSPDGKALALNVSGAYSGLIVLDPSSGAELARSESLSMYDGGLTWNASGTQLLVGRGISSKVSSVTLLNFKR comes from the coding sequence ATGAAGCGTTGTTCGTCCCTGCTGGCCCTGTCTCTTGCTCTGGCGTTTCCCTGTGCGTTGGCCGGTAGCCTGACCGTCACGCAGTCTTATACCCTCAGTGACGCGGTGGCCCAGGACGCCATGTGGTTCCGGGACGGCAAGAGGGTTGCCATTGCCGTGGAAAATACGGTGGTCATCGCCGACCCCACGGGCAAGGCCCTGACCACCCTGCGCGGCCCCACCGAACCCGTGACCCGCCTGAGTGTCAGCCCGGACGGAACGCTGGTGGCGGCGCGCTCGGACGGAGCTTTGTACGTGTGGCGCGTGGCAGGCGGGACTGTGGTGCGGCGCTGGCCTCCGGCGACTGCGGCGGGCATAGATCCGGCTCAACGTGTGGTGCGGGGGGCGTTCCGGGCCGACAATTCGCTGCTGGTGCTGCAAAACGATCAGGACGCGCCCCTGCTGGTGCTGAATCCGGCAACCGGGGCCACCACCCGACTGGCGGAATTTGGCCCCGAAGACCTGATCACCTCTGCCGACGGAAAAACGGCGCTGGTCGTGGACTACGGTGATGCCTTCATGGTCGACACCGCCACCTTCAAAAAGAAAGGCCCTGTCGCCACCTACAACAAAATTGGCAACGCGGCCCTGAGTCCAGACGGCACGGTGGGGGCCATTTCGGGCGACAGCGGCAAAGTGCAGATTCTGAGCGCCTCCGCTCCCGCCCGCACCCTCCCCACCAGCCTCAAGCTGCCCGGAATAGCCTTTCTGAACAGCGCCAACCTGCTGTTGATGGAAAACGGAACGCTGGAACAGTTGGCGGTCAGTACGGGCAAAAGCGTGGGCGTCCGGCCAAAATCCAAGGAGGGCGAGGATGCGCTGGTTGTGTCGGTCGACGGGGTTGCCATTGGCCTGGTCGACAGTTATCAGCCCAGCGTGTTTGGAATCGCCAACCCTGCGGGCAGCAAGGTTCTCCGGTTTCCCGCAGGCAAGGTGCAGAGCGTCGGGCTGGCCGGAACTCAGCCTCTGGCCTTGCAATACGACAAAGGCGTCCTCCTCAATACCGCCGATCCCAGGGTGATGCTTCCGCTCAATTCCGGCACGGCCTATATCCCGGTTATGGCGTCGGCGGCAGGCGTCACGGCGGCCCTGCTGGACACCGAGGACGGCTACGAGGTGGGTCTGATGCAGGCAAGGGAACTCGTGGCTGGCCCAGACCTGACGGACTTCGAGGAAGAGATTCAACTTTTTCAGATCAGCTCTAACGGCAAGTTTTTGCTGACCCACGACGGCTACACGCTGGCCGTCACCGATCTGGCCCGCAACACCACGTCTGTGCACAGCGCCGAAGACCTTGATTTTGGAGACGACCTGTTCGATCTGGTGGCGGTCAGTGCCGATGGCAGCGAAATTGCGCTGGTCACGGCTGACGGCTTTGCCCTGCGGCTGAAGAGCAAAACCGACGAAATTACCACCGAGGCCCAGTTGCCCGAAGATGTAGAAGCCCAACTGCTCGACATCGCTCCCGACGGCACGATTGCCCTCGGTGTGCGCCGCGACGATGGGGCCGAGGTCTGGCTGTTCAAGAAGAATGCCACCACGCCGTTCAAGCAGCTTCAGTACACGGGCTGGGTCGATGATCTGCGCTTCAGCCCCGATGGAAAGGCGCTGGCCCTGAATGTCAGCGGCGCGTACTCCGGCCTGATCGTGCTTGACCCCAGCAGCGGCGCAGAACTGGCCCGCAGCGAGTCCCTGTCTATGTACGACGGCGGCCTGACGTGGAACGCCAGTGGGACGCAACTGCTGGTGGGACGCGGCATCAGCAGCAAAGTCAGCAGCGTCACGCTTCTCAACTTCAAACGCTAA
- a CDS encoding methyltransferase domain-containing protein — protein MTHEPPPTATSADWNAEHYRSRHAFVFQSSADLAGSWLEPQAGERILDLGCGTGELTARIAESGAAVLGMDASPDMIAGAQDAYMGAGLTFEVVDAHALAYQSEFDAVFSNAALHWMKPLDTVFARVAAALNPGGRLVLEMGGAGNMQTVIDAVNHATTTLGLPELPHPWVFPTTGQLATLLESAGLRVERTHWFARPTPLKGEDGFRAWLEGFGGAWLAPLGLADREAVLAEAEAHARPKMWTGTEWLADYRRLRAVAVKP, from the coding sequence ATGACTCACGAACCCCCGCCCACTGCCACCTCTGCCGACTGGAACGCCGAACATTACCGCTCTCGCCACGCCTTCGTGTTCCAGTCCAGCGCCGACCTGGCTGGAAGTTGGCTGGAGCCGCAGGCAGGCGAGCGCATCCTGGATCTGGGCTGCGGCACGGGCGAACTGACGGCCCGCATCGCCGAATCGGGGGCGGCGGTACTGGGCATGGACGCCAGCCCAGACATGATCGCCGGAGCGCAGGACGCTTACATGGGGGCTGGCCTGACTTTTGAAGTGGTGGACGCGCACGCTCTGGCCTACCAATCCGAATTTGACGCCGTGTTCAGCAACGCTGCGCTGCACTGGATGAAGCCTCTGGACACCGTATTTGCGCGGGTGGCCGCTGCGCTGAACCCCGGTGGGCGCTTGGTGCTGGAAATGGGCGGCGCGGGCAACATGCAAACCGTGATCGACGCCGTAAATCACGCCACCACCACGCTTGGCCTGCCCGAATTGCCTCACCCCTGGGTCTTCCCCACGACCGGGCAACTGGCAACGCTGCTGGAATCGGCGGGCCTGCGGGTAGAGCGCACCCACTGGTTTGCCCGCCCCACTCCGCTCAAAGGAGAAGACGGCTTCCGCGCATGGCTGGAAGGCTTTGGCGGTGCGTGGCTTGCTCCGCTCGGTCTGGCTGACCGGGAAGCTGTGCTGGCCGAAGCCGAAGCCCACGCCCGCCCGAAAATGTGGACTGGGACGGAGTGGTTGGCAGATTACCGGAGACTCCGTGCGGTGGCAGTGAAGCCCTAA
- a CDS encoding alanyl-tRNA editing protein, with product MTRALYYEDGTKLTFDSVVNDISGSEVALDATAFYPEGGGQNGDAGRLTWAGGTAAVLDTRKDKATGLIWHKLEGAPPPVGTPVSGQVDAARRWRQMQRHSGEHLLAQAFRRVNPAFSVAAVGMRSPECTLDLEGDPAEMHVHAAETLLRETLGRADLTLDTPTVAEDDLHLYAPRRETKVRGQVRLVIFRDSAGEAFDVSACGGLHVPRASLAAPVVILRTERIRAGLTRVVFMAGEEAGEYLARVYGEARALAQGFSVPVDCLHERVAAVVGERDALKAEASALRAQLAATLLGAAPTETVNGLPVRCVTLDDVTLLLPTLNAVPDGEIVLALAPGGRCGMATPRDDVNAGAMLSAVLKATGGKGGGKPAIAQGTTPQPDGFFAAIKEALSNLDFQQVPEPQPEHTRAFDKPSAPAVGGVKTEVVGMLKPKPSTEA from the coding sequence TTGACCCGCGCCCTGTACTACGAAGATGGGACGAAGTTGACCTTCGACAGCGTAGTAAATGATATCAGCGGCTCTGAAGTCGCGCTGGACGCCACCGCCTTTTATCCCGAAGGTGGGGGGCAAAACGGGGATGCAGGCCGGCTGACGTGGGCAGGGGGTACGGCAGCCGTGCTGGATACCCGCAAAGACAAGGCCACCGGGCTGATCTGGCACAAGCTGGAAGGTGCGCCGCCGCCCGTTGGCACGCCCGTTTCTGGGCAGGTAGACGCGGCGCGGCGCTGGCGGCAGATGCAGCGGCACAGCGGCGAGCATCTGCTGGCGCAGGCGTTCAGGCGCGTGAATCCGGCGTTCAGCGTGGCGGCGGTGGGCATGAGAAGCCCCGAATGCACGCTGGATCTGGAAGGTGATCCGGCAGAGATGCATGTGCATGCCGCCGAAACCCTGCTGCGCGAGACGTTGGGCCGCGCCGATCTGACGCTGGACACGCCCACCGTTGCCGAAGACGATCTGCACCTGTACGCCCCGCGCCGTGAAACCAAGGTGCGCGGGCAGGTGCGCCTCGTCATTTTCCGCGATTCGGCAGGAGAAGCGTTCGATGTAAGCGCGTGCGGCGGCCTCCATGTGCCGCGTGCCAGCCTCGCCGCGCCTGTGGTGATTTTGCGTACAGAACGCATCCGGGCTGGCCTGACGCGGGTGGTGTTCATGGCGGGTGAGGAAGCGGGCGAATATCTGGCCCGTGTGTACGGGGAAGCCCGCGCCCTCGCTCAGGGCTTCAGCGTGCCCGTAGACTGCCTGCACGAACGGGTAGCCGCAGTGGTGGGCGAACGGGACGCGCTGAAAGCCGAAGCCTCCGCTTTACGGGCTCAATTGGCCGCAACGTTGCTGGGAGCAGCACCCACAGAAACCGTGAATGGCCTGCCCGTGCGCTGCGTCACTCTGGACGATGTGACCCTGCTGCTGCCCACGCTGAATGCCGTGCCAGATGGGGAAATCGTGCTGGCTTTGGCTCCGGGCGGACGCTGCGGGATGGCTACGCCGCGGGATGACGTGAATGCAGGAGCCATGTTGAGTGCGGTGCTGAAGGCAACGGGGGGTAAGGGCGGCGGCAAACCGGCCATCGCACAGGGCACGACGCCTCAGCCGGATGGATTTTTTGCCGCAATCAAAGAGGCTTTGTCGAACCTAGACTTCCAGCAAGTTCCCGAACCTCAACCAGAGCACACGCGAGCATTTGATAAACCCTCTGCCCCAGCTGTAGGCGGAGTGAAAACAGAGGTTGTGGGGATGCTGAAGCCCAAGCCTTCAACCGAGGCTTAA
- a CDS encoding cupin domain-containing protein — translation MTPQPVNLAAAFASFEEVYAPRVAAELNGQMVKLAQIQGRFVMHSHPNEDELFLVHRGELLMHFEDGPTRTIREGEFIVVPRGVRHCPDAVDVCWVLLFEPASTLNTGDVGGERTRDAVPLAVSTDEAQS, via the coding sequence ATGACTCCCCAGCCCGTCAATCTCGCCGCCGCTTTTGCCAGTTTCGAGGAGGTCTACGCCCCACGTGTGGCCGCCGAACTGAACGGACAGATGGTCAAACTGGCTCAGATTCAGGGCCGATTCGTCATGCATTCTCATCCCAATGAAGACGAGCTGTTTCTGGTGCATCGCGGAGAACTGCTGATGCATTTTGAGGATGGCCCCACGCGCACCATCCGTGAGGGCGAATTTATTGTCGTGCCGCGTGGCGTGCGGCATTGTCCCGACGCGGTGGACGTGTGCTGGGTCTTGCTGTTCGAGCCTGCCAGCACGCTGAATACCGGAGACGTGGGCGGCGAGCGTACCCGCGACGCCGTGCCATTGGCAGTTTCCACCGACGAGGCCCAGTCTTGA
- the gnd gene encoding decarboxylating NADP(+)-dependent phosphogluconate dehydrogenase, with product MTQPSADAPAASVVAPVADIGVIGLAVMGENLILNMAGKGFTVAAFNRTVSKVTAFTGGRASGLTIVGADSVEGFVALLKRPRKVMLMVKAGAAVDEFINHVKPFLEPGDIIIDGGNSHPADSTRRTKELSAEGLLFIGTGVSGGEEGALTGPSIMPGGNPLAWESVKPIFQGIAARVEDGTPCCDWVGEEGAGHFVKMVHNGIEYADMQMIAESYHLLRDVAGLSAPQIAEVFAEWNRGELNSYLIEITADILTKIDPKTGEPLVDVILDAAGQKGTGKWTSVAALDAGSPAATITEAVYARAMSAMKEERMAASHFLKGPEITPPADQAAFIENVRQALYASKIAAYAQGFQLLRLSAQDAGWTLDFGAIALMWRGGCIIRAQFLDRIKEAYDAQRDLPNLLLAPYFQDAIQGVQTAWRQTIATAAVSGIPTPAFASALAYYDGYRTAKLPANILQAQRDYFGAHTYERTDGPRGEFHHTNWTGRGGETASSTYNV from the coding sequence ATGACGCAACCCTCTGCCGATGCCCCCGCCGCCTCTGTTGTTGCCCCAGTCGCCGATATCGGCGTGATCGGTCTCGCGGTGATGGGCGAAAACCTGATTCTGAACATGGCGGGCAAGGGCTTTACGGTGGCGGCCTTCAACCGCACGGTCAGCAAGGTCACGGCTTTTACGGGCGGGCGGGCCAGTGGCCTCACCATCGTGGGCGCAGATTCTGTAGAAGGCTTCGTGGCGCTGCTCAAGCGGCCCCGAAAGGTCATGCTGATGGTGAAGGCGGGCGCGGCGGTCGATGAATTCATCAACCACGTCAAGCCGTTCCTCGAACCCGGCGACATCATCATCGACGGCGGCAACAGCCACCCCGCCGACTCCACGCGGCGCACCAAAGAACTGTCTGCCGAAGGATTGCTGTTTATCGGTACGGGCGTGTCGGGCGGCGAGGAAGGCGCACTCACCGGCCCCAGCATCATGCCGGGCGGCAATCCTCTGGCGTGGGAATCGGTCAAGCCTATTTTTCAGGGCATCGCGGCGCGGGTAGAAGACGGCACCCCCTGCTGCGACTGGGTGGGCGAGGAAGGCGCGGGCCACTTCGTGAAGATGGTTCACAACGGCATCGAGTACGCCGACATGCAGATGATCGCCGAAAGCTACCATCTATTGCGCGACGTGGCAGGCCTCAGCGCTCCCCAGATTGCCGAGGTGTTTGCCGAGTGGAACCGGGGCGAACTGAATTCCTACCTGATCGAAATTACCGCCGACATTCTGACCAAGATTGACCCCAAAACGGGTGAGCCGCTGGTGGACGTGATTCTGGACGCCGCCGGACAGAAAGGCACGGGCAAATGGACGAGCGTAGCCGCGCTGGACGCCGGAAGCCCCGCCGCCACCATCACCGAAGCCGTGTACGCCCGCGCCATGAGCGCCATGAAAGAGGAGCGCATGGCCGCTAGTCACTTCTTGAAAGGCCCGGAAATCACGCCCCCAGCTGATCAGGCCGCGTTCATCGAGAACGTGCGGCAGGCCCTCTACGCTTCCAAAATCGCCGCCTATGCCCAGGGCTTTCAGCTTCTGCGGTTGTCGGCCCAAGATGCGGGCTGGACGCTGGATTTCGGCGCGATTGCGCTAATGTGGCGCGGCGGCTGCATCATCCGTGCCCAGTTCCTAGACCGCATCAAGGAAGCCTACGATGCCCAGCGCGACCTGCCCAACCTGCTGCTTGCCCCCTATTTTCAGGACGCCATTCAGGGCGTGCAGACCGCGTGGCGTCAGACGATTGCCACCGCTGCCGTAAGCGGCATTCCCACGCCTGCGTTTGCCAGTGCTTTGGCCTACTACGACGGCTACCGCACTGCCAAGCTGCCCGCAAACATCCTTCAGGCCCAGCGCGACTACTTCGGGGCGCACACCTACGAGCGCACCGACGGCCCACGCGGAGAATTTCACCACACCAACTGGACGGGGCGCGGCGGGGAAACGGCGAGCAGCACGTATAACGTGTAA
- a CDS encoding MDR family MFS transporter, with amino-acid sequence MTAPTQPGEPAGRIDYAKTLDLPTKRLILVGVLLGLFLSALDQTIVSTAMPKIAQDLDGFSLYSWVTTAYLLTNTALVPIYGKLSDLYGRKPILMIGIVIFLIGSALCGLAGEPFFGNLFGGGMMQLVVFRGLQGVGAAALGAVAFAIIADLFEPIDRPRYQGLFGAVFGLSSVIGPLLGGFLTDQVNWRWVFYVNLPIGLVALAFIYSKMPRLASGLQAKVDWLGAFLILVFTVPLLLALTWGADGTYAASGGWSSPTLLALFGLSIAALIAFLFVESRHPSPILPLSLFKNPTFAWGAVARFMIGAGFLGAILFLSLYLVQVQGVSATAAGTATIPLTMGLIIGAIGSGQLASRVGRYKFLMLIGLMTSALGFFVLSTLNADSSYGSVIFRMVLLGLGLGPALPLYTTAVQLAVKPWEIGVATSAGQFFQQMGSTIGTAIFGAVLTAGLTANLSTQFAAQAQANTGNVAARLTTIGEQVKNSTGTATSERNAAPQSPAQIKASFDALRTNVTKAIETGDAAAIRAIQSSAALPAEAKTQLTNVPAGGVPEQARPAALAGALGGVNDGEKIAIASARAQKVAFADTISTIYRYAIGVAIIAFLATLMMPNLVIPTRPKGEKAAPVHIEV; translated from the coding sequence ATGACCGCACCTACCCAACCCGGCGAACCCGCTGGGCGTATCGATTACGCCAAAACGCTGGATCTGCCCACCAAGCGCCTGATCTTGGTCGGCGTGTTGCTGGGCCTGTTCCTCAGCGCCCTCGACCAGACCATCGTCTCTACGGCCATGCCCAAAATCGCGCAAGACCTCGACGGCTTCAGCCTCTACTCTTGGGTCACCACCGCGTATCTGCTGACCAACACGGCGCTGGTGCCCATTTACGGCAAGCTGTCTGATCTGTACGGACGCAAACCCATTCTGATGATCGGCATTGTGATCTTCCTGATCGGCAGTGCCCTGTGCGGGCTGGCAGGCGAGCCGTTCTTCGGCAACCTGTTCGGCGGCGGCATGATGCAGCTTGTGGTGTTCCGAGGCCTGCAAGGTGTGGGCGCGGCGGCGTTGGGCGCGGTGGCGTTTGCCATCATTGCCGACCTGTTCGAGCCTATTGACCGTCCCCGATATCAGGGCCTGTTCGGAGCTGTCTTCGGCCTCAGCAGCGTCATCGGGCCACTCTTGGGCGGCTTCCTCACCGATCAGGTCAACTGGCGCTGGGTGTTTTATGTCAACTTGCCGATTGGTTTAGTTGCGTTGGCTTTCATCTATTCCAAGATGCCGCGCCTTGCCAGCGGGTTGCAGGCCAAAGTCGATTGGCTGGGGGCGTTCCTGATCCTGGTGTTCACAGTGCCGCTGCTGCTGGCCCTCACCTGGGGCGCAGACGGAACCTACGCGGCGTCGGGCGGCTGGAGCAGCCCCACATTGCTGGCCCTGTTCGGCCTCAGTATCGCGGCCCTGATCGCCTTCCTGTTTGTCGAAAGCCGCCACCCCAGCCCCATTTTGCCCCTGAGCCTGTTCAAAAATCCCACGTTTGCCTGGGGAGCCGTCGCCCGCTTCATGATCGGCGCGGGCTTTCTCGGGGCCATCCTGTTCCTCAGCCTGTATCTGGTGCAGGTGCAGGGCGTGTCGGCCACCGCCGCCGGAACCGCCACCATTCCGCTCACCATGGGTCTGATTATCGGGGCCATTGGCAGCGGGCAACTCGCCAGCCGCGTCGGGCGCTACAAATTCCTGATGCTGATTGGCCTGATGACCTCGGCGCTGGGCTTTTTCGTCCTGTCCACCCTGAATGCCGATTCCTCGTATGGCAGCGTCATCTTCCGCATGGTGCTACTGGGCCTCGGCCTTGGCCCCGCCCTGCCGCTGTACACCACTGCCGTCCAGTTGGCCGTCAAACCCTGGGAAATCGGCGTCGCCACCAGCGCCGGGCAGTTCTTTCAGCAGATGGGCAGCACTATCGGCACGGCCATTTTTGGCGCAGTGCTGACCGCTGGCCTGACCGCCAACCTCTCGACTCAGTTTGCTGCGCAGGCTCAGGCCAATACGGGCAACGTGGCCGCCCGGCTGACCACCATTGGCGAGCAAGTCAAGAACAGTACCGGAACCGCGACCAGCGAGCGCAACGCCGCGCCGCAAAGTCCAGCGCAGATCAAGGCCAGCTTTGACGCCCTGCGTACCAACGTGACCAAAGCCATCGAAACGGGCGACGCGGCGGCTATTCGGGCCATTCAGAGCAGCGCCGCCCTGCCCGCCGAGGCCAAAACCCAGCTCACCAATGTGCCCGCAGGCGGCGTTCCCGAACAGGCCCGCCCCGCTGCTCTGGCCGGAGCCTTAGGCGGCGTCAACGACGGCGAAAAGATTGCTATAGCCAGCGCCCGCGCCCAGAAAGTGGCGTTTGCCGATACCATTTCCACCATCTACCGTTACGCCATTGGCGTCGCCATCATCGCATTCCTCGCCACACTGATGATGCCCAATCTGGTCATTCCTACCCGGCCCAAGGGTGAAAAAGCCGCGCCAGTTCACATTGAAGTCTAG
- a CDS encoding MarR family winged helix-turn-helix transcriptional regulator: protein MTDIEPLANAPNAQAEALVENRAAAVHLGQAMKRLHRHISSRVMTGMQDELQERDLSFTQIAALHQLRAFSPLTVTQLSERTRLSVPAASHLVERLVQRGLAGRQENPENRREKLVALTAEGRDVLTRMDAGFVDAYISVFSTLPAESIHTADRAIRTLLDQLDLNDPATCAVHSPQTSPSEPSPENT from the coding sequence ATGACGGATATCGAACCACTCGCCAATGCGCCGAACGCCCAGGCGGAAGCCTTAGTAGAAAATCGCGCCGCCGCCGTGCATCTCGGTCAGGCCATGAAACGGCTGCACCGCCACATCAGCAGCCGCGTGATGACTGGAATGCAGGACGAATTGCAGGAACGCGACCTGAGCTTTACGCAGATTGCCGCGCTGCATCAACTCCGGGCCTTCAGTCCGCTCACAGTCACGCAGCTTTCGGAGCGCACCCGCCTGAGTGTGCCCGCCGCCAGCCACCTCGTTGAACGTTTGGTGCAGCGCGGGCTGGCTGGTCGGCAGGAAAACCCCGAAAACCGCCGGGAAAAGCTGGTGGCCCTGACCGCCGAGGGGCGCGATGTGCTGACCCGTATGGACGCCGGATTCGTGGACGCCTACATTTCCGTGTTTTCCACGTTGCCCGCCGAGTCTATTCACACCGCAGACCGGGCCATTCGCACCCTGCTGGATCAGCTTGACCTGAACGACCCGGCCACCTGCGCCGTCCACTCACCCCAAACGTCCCCATCAGAGCCATCCCCGGAGAACACATGA